The segment ATGGCACAATCTAGTTTTCAAATATGAATGTATTGATTATCGGCTCGGGAGGAAGGGAACATGCGATTGCATGGAAACTCTCCCAAAGCCCTGAACTAAACAAGCTGTTCATCGCACCCGGGAATGCAGGGACCGCATCTGCCGGAAAAAATCTTCCCATCAATGTGGCCGATTTTTCCAAGGTAAAGAAAGCCGTACTGGATCATCAGATCTCACTGGTGATCGTAGGTCCCGAAGAAAGTCTTGTCAAAGGCCTGGCCGATATGTTCGCAGCCGATGAGGACCTGATGAATGTGCGTTTCATAGGCCCGGGAAAAGCGGGCGCCATGCTGGAAGGCAGCAAGCAATTCGCAAAGGATTTCATGCAGCGTCACGATATACCTACCGCTGCCTATCAAAGCTTTGATCCGGGTGAATTGGATGCCGCCATGGCATTTGCCCGCACGATGCGGCCACCCTATGTGGTCAAAGCCGATGGCCTTGCTGCCGGGAAAGGGGTACTCATATGCGGTGAATTGCAGGAAGTGGAGCAGGCGCTTCAGGATATTCTGGTAGATAAAAAATTCGGGGATGCCGGGAACAAAGTGGTGATCGAAGCCTTCCTGGATGGGATCGAGCTCTCGGTTTTTGTACTCACCGATGGCAAAAATTACCGGATTCTGCCGGAGGCGAAAGATTACAAACGCA is part of the Flavobacteriales bacterium genome and harbors:
- the purD gene encoding phosphoribosylamine--glycine ligase, translating into MNVLIIGSGGREHAIAWKLSQSPELNKLFIAPGNAGTASAGKNLPINVADFSKVKKAVLDHQISLVIVGPEESLVKGLADMFAADEDLMNVRFIGPGKAGAMLEGSKQFAKDFMQRHDIPTAAYQSFDPGELDAAMAFARTMRPPYVVKADGLAAGKGVLICGELQEVEQALQDILVDKKFGDAGNKVVIEAFLDGIELSVFVLTDGKNYRILPEAKDYKRIGEGDTGLNTGGMGAISPVPFADQAFMQKVEEQIVRPTLSGLKADGIPYCGFIFIGLMNVNGDPYVIEYNVRMGDPETEVVMPRIANDLLPVMIACAEGRLNEVTLQIKPETAATVVVVSGGYPGTYPKGLEISGTNDSGDALIFHAGTKHDAAGSQTLTNGGRVLAVTGLGKDIPDALQISYDAIHKIRFDGMYYRKDIGMDLQKTLQD